Proteins found in one Erythrobacter sp. 3-20A1M genomic segment:
- a CDS encoding aminotransferase class I/II-fold pyridoxal phosphate-dependent enzyme, producing the protein MSEGLATSDQPQTREGGDRDLFSKFDGLIETRENLLAGGAADPFNLVMEQVLSPTRAICNGRETILLGTYNYMGMTFDPQVIEAGEQALRDFGSGTTGSRVLNGTYQGHRECEDALREFYGMDHAMVFSTGYQANLGIISTIAGKGDYVVLDIDSHASIWDGCKLGDAEIVPFKHNDIEAMEKRLKRIPEGAGKLVVLEGVYSMLGDVAPLKDMIRVAKENGAMVLVDEAHSMGFIGENGRGVAEDQGVLDQVDFVIGTFSKSVGTVGGFCVSNHPKFEIMRLVCRPYVFTASLPPSVVATACTSIRKLMQGSNKRAHLWENSKRLHGGLKELGFELGTDEPQSAIVAVIMPDLEQGAAMWEALLTEGLYVNLARPPATPANMTLLRCSLCAEHSEEEVDTILKMFEAAGKAVGII; encoded by the coding sequence ATGAGCGAGGGGCTGGCCACTTCCGACCAGCCGCAGACCCGCGAAGGCGGCGACCGCGACCTGTTCAGCAAGTTCGACGGGCTGATCGAGACGCGCGAGAACCTGCTCGCGGGCGGGGCTGCGGATCCGTTCAACCTGGTGATGGAACAGGTGCTGTCGCCGACCCGGGCGATCTGCAACGGGCGCGAGACGATCCTGCTGGGCACCTACAACTACATGGGCATGACCTTCGATCCGCAGGTAATCGAGGCGGGCGAGCAGGCGCTGCGCGATTTCGGCAGCGGGACCACCGGCAGCCGGGTGCTGAACGGCACCTATCAGGGGCACCGCGAGTGCGAGGACGCGCTGCGCGAATTCTACGGGATGGACCATGCGATGGTCTTTTCCACCGGCTATCAGGCCAATCTCGGCATCATCTCCACCATCGCGGGCAAGGGCGACTACGTCGTCCTCGACATCGACAGCCACGCCAGCATCTGGGACGGGTGCAAGCTGGGCGATGCCGAGATCGTGCCGTTCAAGCACAACGATATCGAGGCGATGGAAAAGCGCCTGAAGCGCATTCCGGAAGGCGCGGGCAAGCTCGTCGTCCTGGAAGGGGTCTATTCCATGCTGGGCGACGTTGCCCCGCTGAAGGACATGATCCGCGTCGCGAAGGAAAACGGCGCGATGGTGCTGGTCGACGAGGCGCACTCGATGGGCTTCATCGGCGAGAACGGCCGCGGCGTGGCGGAGGACCAGGGCGTGCTCGACCAGGTCGATTTCGTCATCGGCACCTTCTCGAAAAGCGTCGGCACGGTGGGCGGCTTCTGCGTGTCCAACCATCCCAAGTTCGAGATCATGCGGCTGGTCTGCCGCCCCTACGTCTTCACCGCCAGCCTTCCGCCAAGCGTGGTGGCGACTGCCTGCACCTCCATCCGCAAACTGATGCAGGGCAGCAACAAGCGGGCGCATCTGTGGGAGAATTCCAAGCGGTTGCATGGCGGCCTGAAGGAGCTGGGGTTCGAGCTCGGCACCGACGAGCCGCAGAGCGCGATCGTGGCGGTCATCATGCCCGACCTGGAGCAGGGCGCGGCGATGTGGGAAGCGCTGCTGACCGAAGGGCTTTACGTCAATCTCGCCCGCCCGCCCGCAACGCCCGCCAACATGACCCTGCTGCGCTGCTCGCTGTGTGCCGAACACAGCGAGGAGGAAGTGGACACTATCCTGAAGATGTTCGAGGCGGCGGGGAAGGCCGTGGGGATCATCTGA
- a CDS encoding acyl carrier protein translates to MDRAEVDQKIRELIEPFNKKGVAITDATTFQGDLEFDSLTVMDFVAAIEDEFDIIISMNQQAEIETYGQLVDAVTKLQADA, encoded by the coding sequence ATGGACCGCGCCGAGGTCGACCAGAAAATCCGCGAGCTCATCGAACCGTTCAACAAGAAGGGCGTGGCGATCACCGATGCGACCACGTTCCAGGGCGATCTGGAGTTCGACAGCCTGACGGTGATGGATTTCGTCGCGGCGATCGAGGACGAGTTCGATATCATCATCTCGATGAACCAGCAGGCCGAGATCGAGACCTACGGCCAGCTGGTCGATGCGGTGACCAAGCTGCAGGCAGACGCATGA